In Phreatobacter oligotrophus, the following are encoded in one genomic region:
- a CDS encoding TRAP transporter substrate-binding protein: MTPDKTRTFDTTRASRRAVLGGLAAGSALVAMPAVLRAQTLQWIGASAAAQQDFIGISLDFYAKRLGELTRGQIVVTNHHAGALGGEREHIEAVQQGAIHVGSPGQGVLAGVYRPAEVWTHPYLFKDVAHKDRIWDTLRAEYQEDVARTARIRPIAAIPRMPRMLSCNRVVKTPADMRGLKIRVPETALWRRTFELFGASPTPLPFPEVFQALKSGVIDGQENPMGLTFNSGIFDANTHMSLTEHMMQDNCILVSQAVYQGLSPELRAAVDQAGRDMEAEIRPRVIADDAEILVKVKAKKIVVSEVDKAAFTQSVRNLINEFPAGKKWADRMAQIA; encoded by the coding sequence ATGACCCCTGACAAGACCCGGACCTTTGACACCACACGTGCATCCCGCCGCGCCGTGCTCGGCGGTCTCGCCGCCGGCTCGGCCCTGGTCGCCATGCCTGCCGTGTTGCGCGCCCAGACGCTCCAGTGGATCGGCGCCAGCGCCGCTGCCCAGCAGGACTTCATCGGCATCTCGCTCGACTTCTACGCCAAACGCCTCGGCGAACTGACGCGCGGCCAGATCGTCGTGACCAACCACCATGCCGGCGCGCTGGGTGGCGAGCGCGAGCACATCGAGGCGGTGCAGCAGGGCGCCATCCATGTCGGTTCGCCCGGCCAGGGCGTGCTCGCCGGCGTCTATCGCCCGGCCGAGGTCTGGACCCACCCCTATCTGTTCAAGGATGTCGCCCACAAGGACCGCATCTGGGACACGCTGCGCGCCGAGTACCAGGAGGATGTCGCCCGCACCGCGCGCATCCGGCCGATTGCCGCCATCCCGCGCATGCCGCGAATGCTCTCCTGCAACCGCGTGGTGAAGACGCCCGCCGACATGCGCGGCCTCAAGATCCGCGTGCCGGAGACGGCGCTGTGGCGCCGCACCTTCGAGCTCTTCGGCGCCTCGCCGACGCCGCTGCCCTTCCCCGAGGTGTTCCAGGCGCTGAAGTCCGGTGTCATCGACGGCCAGGAGAACCCGATGGGGCTGACCTTCAACTCCGGCATCTTCGACGCCAACACCCACATGTCGCTGACCGAGCACATGATGCAGGACAACTGCATCCTGGTCTCGCAGGCCGTCTACCAGGGCCTGTCGCCGGAGCTGCGCGCCGCCGTCGACCAGGCCGGCCGTGACATGGAGGCGGAGATCCGCCCGCGCGTCATCGCCGACGACGCGGAGATCCTCGTCAAGGTGAAGGCCAAGAAGATCGTCGTGTCGGAGGTCGACAAGGCCGCCTTCACCCAGTCGGTCCGCAACCTCATCAACGAGTTCCCGGCCGGCAAGAAGTGGGCCGACCGCATGGCGCAGATCGCCTGA
- a CDS encoding LysR substrate-binding domain-containing protein: MIRGMPPLKCLQTFSAVMETGSFAKAAEQLNVTPSAISHQIRMLEDILGKPLFARRNRTVLPTEDAIAYANALGESFTRIAVATSRFASEGSVQRLMLHSAPSLATLWLVPRLGSFRARHPEIDLTLFAGHEPAKLGDDGVMIDIQYNRPVPEACEGLVLCEETIMPLASPAFVARHRLERVEDIGTVPLIHSVRSVVQWDQWVARHAPHVMLARGGMTFDRAYLGLMAARDGLGLMLESSLQAGGMLAAGELVAPFGPLGVTAVAHRVVFRREDRARPQIEAFLAWITDEMATDRARIDGAQRVSRAAP, translated from the coding sequence ATGATCCGGGGCATGCCGCCGCTGAAATGCCTCCAGACCTTCTCGGCGGTCATGGAGACCGGGTCCTTCGCCAAGGCCGCCGAGCAGCTCAACGTCACGCCCTCGGCGATCAGCCACCAGATCCGCATGCTCGAGGACATTCTCGGTAAGCCGCTCTTCGCCCGGCGCAACCGCACGGTGCTGCCGACGGAGGACGCCATCGCCTATGCCAATGCGCTGGGCGAGAGCTTCACCCGCATCGCGGTGGCGACCAGCCGCTTCGCCTCGGAAGGATCGGTGCAGCGGCTGATGCTGCATTCGGCGCCGAGCCTGGCGACGCTCTGGCTGGTGCCGCGCCTTGGCTCCTTCCGCGCCCGCCATCCGGAGATCGACCTGACGCTGTTCGCCGGGCACGAGCCTGCCAAGCTCGGGGACGACGGGGTGATGATCGACATCCAATATAATCGCCCGGTGCCGGAGGCCTGCGAGGGCCTCGTCCTCTGCGAGGAGACGATCATGCCGCTGGCGAGCCCCGCCTTCGTGGCGCGGCACCGGCTGGAGCGGGTGGAGGATATCGGCACGGTGCCGCTCATCCATTCGGTGAGGAGCGTCGTGCAATGGGACCAGTGGGTCGCCCGCCACGCGCCGCATGTGATGCTGGCGCGCGGCGGCATGACCTTCGACCGCGCCTATCTCGGGCTGATGGCGGCGCGGGACGGGCTGGGGCTGATGCTGGAGTCGAGCCTCCAGGCCGGCGGCATGCTGGCGGCCGGCGAGCTCGTGGCGCCCTTCGGTCCGCTCGGCGTGACGGCAGTCGCCCACCGCGTGGTGTTCCGCCGGGAGGACCGGGCGCGGCCGCAGATCGAGGCCTTCCTCGCCTGGATCACCGATGAAATGGCGACCGACCGCGCCCGGATCGACGGCGCTCAGCGCGTCAGCAGGGCGGCGCCGTAG
- a CDS encoding NAD(P)H-dependent oxidoreductase — protein sequence MNLHRMLLERKAAGKPVTVGLIGAGKFGTMFASQCRLTEGMQLVAVADLNMARARAQLKLGSWPEEQYGSASIDDALKTGRTVILDDADKLITHPGIEVVIEATGDPGAGIRFAMKAIDNGKHIVMVNVEADAVAGPILARKARAAGVVYSLAWGDQPALIADHVDWARSCGFRVVAAGKGTRYHPTYHQSTPDTVWDILDKYMKIRDRNSINPKMFNSFVDGTKSGIEMTAVCNATGLHAQSEGLSFPPATRFEHAEICKPRSAGGVLEKAGVTEVTSSVYRDGTDVPHSLVMGTYVVFESDSAYTQECFREYSMLPDSSGKYSCLYRPIHMIGLELGYSVASAALRKEPTGAPICFNSDVVATAKRDLTPGEMLDGEGGFCVWGKQTPAEASLDQGYLPLGLAHNVKLKNPIKAGQRLKWSDVAYDADSLAVKVRREMEAAFAKPNAKVA from the coding sequence ATGAACCTCCATCGGATGCTTCTCGAGCGGAAGGCGGCCGGCAAGCCCGTTACCGTCGGCCTCATCGGCGCCGGCAAGTTCGGCACCATGTTCGCCAGCCAGTGCCGGCTGACCGAGGGCATGCAGCTCGTCGCCGTCGCCGATCTCAACATGGCCCGCGCCCGCGCCCAGCTGAAGCTCGGCTCCTGGCCGGAGGAGCAGTATGGCTCCGCCTCCATCGACGATGCGCTGAAGACCGGCCGCACCGTCATCCTCGACGATGCCGACAAGCTCATCACCCATCCCGGCATCGAGGTGGTGATCGAGGCGACCGGCGATCCCGGCGCCGGCATCCGCTTCGCCATGAAGGCCATCGACAACGGCAAGCACATCGTCATGGTCAACGTCGAGGCCGACGCCGTGGCGGGGCCGATCCTCGCCCGCAAGGCCCGCGCCGCCGGCGTCGTCTATTCCCTCGCCTGGGGCGACCAGCCCGCCCTCATCGCCGACCATGTCGACTGGGCGCGCTCCTGCGGCTTCCGCGTCGTCGCGGCCGGCAAGGGCACGCGCTACCACCCGACCTATCACCAGTCGACGCCCGACACGGTCTGGGACATCCTCGACAAGTACATGAAGATCCGTGACCGGAACTCCATCAACCCGAAGATGTTCAACTCCTTCGTCGACGGCACGAAGTCCGGCATCGAGATGACGGCGGTCTGCAACGCCACCGGCCTGCACGCCCAGTCCGAGGGCCTGTCCTTCCCGCCGGCGACGCGCTTCGAGCACGCCGAGATCTGCAAGCCGCGCTCGGCGGGCGGCGTGCTGGAAAAGGCCGGCGTTACCGAGGTGACCTCCTCGGTCTATCGCGACGGCACCGACGTGCCGCATTCCCTGGTCATGGGCACCTATGTCGTCTTCGAGAGCGACAGCGCCTACACGCAGGAATGCTTCCGCGAGTACTCGATGCTGCCGGATTCCTCCGGCAAGTATTCCTGCCTCTACCGGCCGATCCACATGATCGGCCTCGAGCTCGGCTATTCGGTGGCTTCCGCGGCGCTCCGCAAGGAGCCGACGGGCGCGCCGATCTGCTTCAACTCGGACGTGGTCGCCACCGCCAAGCGCGACCTCACCCCCGGCGAGATGCTGGACGGTGAGGGCGGCTTCTGCGTCTGGGGCAAGCAGACCCCGGCCGAGGCCTCGCTCGACCAGGGCTACCTGCCGCTGGGCCTTGCCCACAACGTCAAGCTCAAGAACCCCATCAAGGCCGGCCAGCGGCTGAAGTGGTCGGACGTCGCCTATGACGCCGACAGCCTCGCCGTGAAGGTCCGCCGCGAGATGGAGGCGGCCTTCGCCAAGCCCAACGCCAAGGTCGCGTGA
- a CDS encoding DUF2938 domain-containing protein has translation MFDFLWRAIVIGAAATALLDLWALFLQRAFGIAPPNWAMVGRWVGHLPRGRFVHEDIGRADPVPNELAIGWVFHYAVGIAFAMALLAIWGTGWAKNPTLIPALIVGYVTIGCGWFILQPGMGAGIAAMKRPNAMQIRMLNILGHTVFALGLYGAALLTR, from the coding sequence ATGTTCGACTTTCTCTGGCGCGCCATCGTCATCGGCGCCGCCGCCACCGCCCTGCTCGACCTCTGGGCCCTGTTCCTGCAGCGCGCCTTCGGCATCGCCCCGCCCAACTGGGCCATGGTCGGCCGCTGGGTCGGTCACCTGCCGCGTGGCCGCTTCGTCCACGAGGACATCGGCCGGGCCGATCCGGTCCCGAACGAACTCGCCATCGGCTGGGTCTTCCACTATGCCGTCGGCATTGCCTTCGCCATGGCGCTGCTCGCCATCTGGGGCACCGGCTGGGCGAAGAACCCGACCCTAATCCCTGCGCTGATCGTCGGCTACGTCACCATCGGCTGCGGCTGGTTCATCCTCCAGCCCGGCATGGGCGCCGGCATCGCCGCGATGAAGCGGCCGAACGCCATGCAGATCCGGATGCTCAACATCCTCGGCCACACGGTCTTCGCCCTCGGTCTCTACGGCGCCGCCCTGCTGACGCGCTGA
- a CDS encoding TRAP transporter small permease, protein MPALIRTLSHWVTEVAKLFLGAWIAAIVLITLAAVWWRYVLNSPIAWIEQVSNILFIWVTFVGAAVLYRQKLHIGVDMFIEMLKGRAKTIMFWVIELLNLSFIVVLFIYGLKLSIDVLPNTYGALDISPAVFYFAAPVSCGMMMLYFVEKIVDPSKRRPEGSVGDF, encoded by the coding sequence ATGCCAGCCCTCATCCGCACCCTGTCCCACTGGGTCACGGAGGTCGCCAAGCTCTTCCTCGGAGCCTGGATCGCCGCCATCGTGCTGATCACCCTCGCCGCGGTCTGGTGGCGCTATGTGCTCAATTCGCCCATCGCCTGGATCGAGCAGGTCTCCAACATCCTCTTCATCTGGGTGACCTTCGTCGGCGCCGCCGTCCTCTACCGGCAGAAGCTGCATATCGGCGTCGACATGTTCATCGAGATGCTGAAGGGCCGGGCCAAGACGATCATGTTCTGGGTGATCGAGCTCCTGAACCTCTCCTTCATCGTCGTGCTCTTCATCTACGGGCTGAAGCTCTCCATCGACGTCCTGCCCAACACCTACGGCGCGCTCGATATCTCGCCGGCGGTCTTCTACTTCGCGGCTCCCGTCTCCTGCGGGATGATGATGCTGTATTTCGTGGAGAAGATCGTCGATCCCTCCAAGCGCCGTCCCGAAGGCTCAGTGGGGGATTTCTGA
- a CDS encoding TRAP transporter large permease encodes MGTVLIGVFFLLLAVSVPIGFAMGLATMAAIWTHGGLPMSLLAQRTLVGADSYALLAIPFFILAGNLMNGGGITEQIIRLANAMVGRFRGGLALTSVTAAMIFSGLSGSAAADASALGKVLIPAMKKQGYGGGFAAALMAAACVNGPIIPPSIPLVIYGLSAGKGVSIIALFLGGIVPGVLLGLSLMVAAYVIAVKRRYPVSEAVPLREIPRLIGPAMWALMMPVIILVGVTGGVVTVTESATIAVVYAAFVGFFIYRELNWRTIWPILVQTALDTALVMFIIALSSGFGWLLAVSGIPRATAAWIASVSTDPTIILMMINVFLLIIGIFMEPLPALFILIPVLVPVVQAVGIDLVHFGLVMVFNLCLGLITPPVGILLYICANFAGVKLEEESRELGPFLLAGLVVLAIISFFPATVLWLPRVLVGYTG; translated from the coding sequence ATGGGCACCGTCCTGATCGGCGTCTTCTTCCTGCTGCTGGCGGTCTCCGTCCCGATCGGCTTCGCCATGGGCCTCGCCACCATGGCGGCCATCTGGACCCATGGCGGCCTGCCCATGTCGCTGCTCGCCCAGCGCACGCTGGTGGGCGCTGACAGCTACGCGCTGCTCGCCATTCCCTTCTTCATCCTCGCCGGCAACCTGATGAATGGCGGCGGCATCACCGAGCAGATCATCCGCCTCGCCAATGCCATGGTCGGCCGCTTCCGCGGCGGCCTGGCGCTCACCTCCGTCACCGCCGCGATGATCTTCTCCGGCCTGTCCGGCTCGGCCGCGGCGGATGCCTCGGCGCTCGGCAAGGTGCTCATCCCCGCCATGAAGAAGCAGGGCTATGGCGGCGGCTTCGCAGCGGCGCTGATGGCGGCGGCCTGCGTCAACGGGCCGATCATCCCGCCCTCGATCCCGCTCGTCATCTACGGCCTCTCCGCCGGCAAGGGCGTCTCCATCATCGCCCTGTTCCTCGGCGGCATCGTACCCGGGGTGCTGCTCGGCCTGTCGCTGATGGTCGCGGCCTATGTCATCGCCGTGAAGCGCCGCTATCCGGTCTCGGAAGCCGTGCCGCTGCGCGAGATCCCGCGCCTCATCGGCCCCGCCATGTGGGCGCTGATGATGCCGGTCATCATTCTCGTCGGCGTCACCGGCGGCGTCGTCACCGTCACCGAGAGCGCCACCATCGCCGTGGTCTATGCCGCCTTCGTCGGCTTCTTCATCTACCGCGAGCTGAACTGGCGGACGATCTGGCCGATCCTCGTCCAGACCGCGCTCGACACCGCGCTGGTCATGTTCATCATCGCGCTGTCCTCGGGCTTCGGCTGGCTCCTCGCCGTCTCCGGCATTCCGCGCGCCACGGCCGCCTGGATCGCCTCGGTCTCCACCGATCCGACGATCATCCTGATGATGATCAACGTCTTCCTGCTGATCATCGGCATCTTCATGGAGCCGCTGCCGGCCCTCTTCATCCTCATCCCGGTTCTGGTGCCGGTGGTGCAGGCGGTGGGCATCGACCTCGTCCATTTCGGACTGGTCATGGTGTTCAACCTCTGCCTCGGCCTGATCACGCCACCGGTCGGCATCCTCCTCTACATCTGCGCCAACTTCGCCGGCGTGAAGCTCGAGGAGGAGAGCCGCGAGCTCGGGCCCTTCCTCCTCGCCGGCCTGGTGGTGCTCGCCATCATCTCCTTCTTCCCCGCGACGGTCCTGTGGCTGCCGCGGGTGCTCGTTGGCTACACGGGATGA